From the Polaribacter tangerinus genome, the window TTTTCCTGTAAGATTAAAATATTTTTTTTTACACAAAGAAGAACTTCGAAATTCGGATAAATCAAATTTAAATTTAAACTCTTTAATTAACAGTTATTCAGTAAATACAGTCTTTCAAAAAAGTGTCAAAATATTAAAATTTGATACTTTAAAATTTGTTTTATGGTAGAAAAAATTTTTTAACCCTTTTTTCTTATTCAACTAAGGTTTATAAAAACTTAACATTTCAAAATTATATAAAACTACTCTAAAAAGTAATCTGAAATTTTTAAAAAAAAGTCCAAAATTTCTAAAACACCAAAACACTTTAATTTCCAAACACCTAAAATCTAGCAAGTTAAAAAACAAATGAGTCCAGAATTCTTCAAAACAAGAAATTCTGGACTCCCAAAATTTATTTTCTAACTAAATTTAAACCATACAAACTCTAAACCCAATTATTATGAAAAAACAAATAATTAAAATTTGCTTAATTTTTATAACAACTTTATTTTTAAGTTGTTCAGAAAATGACAATTTAATAACAACAGTTACAGAAGCTAAACTACCACCAATAACCCAAACAGGAGAAGACACTTTTGGTTGCCTTATTAATGGCACTGTTTTTATACCAAAAGATAAAACAGGCTATACACCTCCTGGTGGTGGAACACCAAAAGGAATAGAAATTTTAGGTGATAACTCTGTTTTTGTAATACAGGCAAGAAATTATATTAACACTGCTATATATATATATATATATATATTCCAGAAAATTTACCAGAACAAAAAACATATGTTTTTGATGAAAGCCCTGGAGTAAGTTATGGATTAAACTCTCCAGATTACGCTCATATATTTTGTATCATAAATAATAAAAAATATTTGAGTTTTGAGGATTCTGGTTTAATAGATTTTACAAAAGCAAATTTTGATAACAAAATCTACGCAGGCATTTTTAATGTAAAATTAAGAAATCAAGATAACCCTGAAGAATTTATTGAAATTAAGGATGGTAGATTTGATATTAACCTTATTACCATAGATAATTAAACAAATTAGTTGCTACCAACAACTGCTCATAATAATTAAATACCACAAAAACCATTTTACTCGTGCTGAAATTTTTTCAGTATCTAATTTAACACACAAAATTATGAAAAAGATTACATTATGTATGCTTTTAATGTTACTTTCATTACGAGTAAAAGCACAGTTAACTAATAGAAATTTTACAGACGAGGTAGATTACACCCATTATTTGCCAAAATTCTGAACGCAGAGTTGTAAAATTAGAACGTTTTGAAAAGATTATACAATCTGCCATGAAACAATCTTTAAAATTTACCTTACCTAAACTGAATAATCCCATAAAATTTAATGATTTTATTAAAAAAAGATTTTGATGGACAAATTTGTATTGCTCATTGCGAAGACCATCAAAAAAATCATTTAAAATCTGTCATAAAACCTTTAGAAAAAACAACTGTTTTAATTGGGCCAGAGGGCGATTTTTCTGTTGATGAAATAAAAAAAGCCTTAGATAAAAAATTCACTCCTATTTCTTTAGGCGAAAGTAGGCTAAGAACAGAAACTGCTGGTTTAGTTGCTGTCAATTTGGTGTCTTTTGTAAATGAATAAATTACTATATTTATAAAAAATTAGTTTGCAAGTAAAAGAAATTTTTAATCTCTTCCTATTAATAAGTGCCTTACATGGGTTTCTGTTTTATTTTGTTATTCTTTTTTCAAGAAATAAAAAAGACAAAAGTATTGTATTTATAAATTTACTTGTTTTGGTAATGTCCTTAAACAACGCCCAATCATGGATTTTTTCTAGAAACTTTTTTACAAGCTTCTCTTTTTCTGATTATTTACATTTTCCTTGGCATTTTTTAATTGCACCACTTTATTACAGCTTTTTTATTTATTACATAGATATTAAAAAGAAAAGTATCAATTTACTTAAAGTATTTGTACCGTTATTTATTATAATGATTCTAATAAGGATTGTTTTTGTATACTTTTACAGAAATCAAATTAGTGGAGACCATACCGAATTGTTTATAAAATACAATTCCATAGAAGAAATTTTTAGCTTGTTGGTTTCTTTAGGTGTGTATGGATATTCATTTCATATTTTATCTAAAAAAGAAAAATTATTTACCAAAATTTTGGCTTTCGATAATTTAAAATGGATTTATACCTTCTTTAAAATTGGTTTGCTAACCTATATTGTTTGGATTGTTGCACTTTCTATAACTATAACTTTAGATTTTAAAGAAATTGTTTACACATATTTTCCATTAAGAGTATTAACCACCATTTTAATTTATTGGCTGGGTTACCAAGCTATTGTGCAATTGCGTCTTTTAAAAGAAAGAAAAAAATTAAGAAAACAGCTAAATTTTAGTACAATTTCAAAAACGGAAAAAGACTTTGAAAACGAAAAAGATGCACATAAAAAAATATTATTTGATAATATTGAAATAACCCTACAAGAAAAAAAACTATTTACAGCACCTAAATTAAATGCAGAGTTTTTAGCCACTGAACTAGACATAAGTGTTCATAAACTATCTAGTACCATAAAACTATTTTCAGAAAAAAACTTTAACGATTATATAAACGATTTTAGAATTTCACTTGCTAAAGAATTGCTAATTCATAAAGACTATAAAAACTACACAATTACTTCTATCGGTTTA encodes:
- a CDS encoding helix-turn-helix domain-containing protein, with translation MSLNNAQSWIFSRNFFTSFSFSDYLHFPWHFLIAPLYYSFFIYYIDIKKKSINLLKVFVPLFIIMILIRIVFVYFYRNQISGDHTELFIKYNSIEEIFSLLVSLGVYGYSFHILSKKEKLFTKILAFDNLKWIYTFFKIGLLTYIVWIVALSITITLDFKEIVYTYFPLRVLTTILIYWLGYQAIVQLRLLKERKKLRKQLNFSTISKTEKDFENEKDAHKKILFDNIEITLQEKKLFTAPKLNAEFLATELDISVHKLSSTIKLFSEKNFNDYINDFRISLAKELLIHKDYKNYTITSIGLESGFNSKSTFYATFKKHTGFTPSQYQKKFLTLEE